The following are encoded in a window of Numida meleagris isolate 19003 breed g44 Domestic line chromosome 11, NumMel1.0, whole genome shotgun sequence genomic DNA:
- the GLYCTK gene encoding glycerate kinase: protein MSLREHALSLFRSAVGTVRPAPMLKRALKLQGEGCPQLLVNSRAFPLKRDLYLVGFGKAVLGMAAAAEEILGDHLVRGIINVPLGIQESLQRAGMQEMLLKPHSRIQVIEGAKNNLPDPEALRGANAIRELAEGLTADDLLLVLISGGGSALLPAPIPPILLEEKEKLTKMLASRGAAIQELNTVRKILSLLKGGGLARLAYPAQVVSLILSDVIGDPLDIIASGPTAASSHSVQDCLQILAKYNLLHSLPSSVDAVLSSSPTKPTAAEDFSHVCNIIIGSNALALAEAKRQAEGLGYAALVLSAAICGDVGRVAALYCRLICLLCLHLAGLGEGPRGAEVRGTLLQLATELDIPGLNMAEFLQALRGLEPQKPVCILAGGETTVRLQGTGKGGRNQELALRVGLGLHGARGVEASGPLGECDVIFLSGGTDGQDGPTEAAGAFCSPELVAEALQEGLDAETFLSNNDSYAFFSHFQRGRHLLVTGLTGTNVMDIQVILIRATDRP from the exons ATGTCCCTCCGTGAGCACGCGCTGTCCCTCTTCCGCAGCGCGGTGGGCACCGTCCGCCCAGCTCCAATGCTGAAGAGGGCACTGAAGCTTCAGGGAGAGGGGTGCCCTCAGCTGCTGGTGAACAGCCGTGCCTTCCCGTTGAAGAGGGACCTGTACTTGGTGGGTTTTGGCAAAGCTGTGTTGGGGATGGCGGCGGCAGCAGAAGAGATCCTGGGAGACCACCTCGTTCGGGGGATCATCAACGTGCCGCTAGGCATCCAGGAGAGCCTGCAGCGAGCGGGAATGCA ggagatgctgctgAAGCCACACAGTAGAATCCAGGTCATTGAAGGTGCCAAGAACAACCTCCCTGACCCAGAGGCTCTTAGGGGAGCAAATGCCATTCGGGAGCTGGCTGAGGGCCTGACGGCAGATGACCTGCTCCTCGTGCTCATCTCAG GAGGTGGatcagccctgctgcctgcccccaTCCCTCCCATTCtcctggaggagaaggagaaactCACAAAGATGCTGGCTTCCCGAGGAGCTGCCATACAGGAGCTGAACACTGTCCGGAAAATTCTGTCTTTGCTGAAGGGTGGAGGGCTGGCCCGCCTCGCATATCCTGCTCAG GTGGTGAGCCTCATCCTTTCCGATGTGATTGGCGACCCTCTGGACATCATAGCGAGCGGgcccactgctgccagctcgCACAGCGTCCAAGACTGCCTTCAGATACTGGCCAAATACAACCtgctgcacagcctgcccagctcCGTGGACGCAGTCCTCTCCAGCTCTCCCACCAAGCCCACTGCTGCAGAAGACTTCTCCCACGTTTGCAACATCATCATTGGGTCAAACGCGCTGGCTTTGGCTGAGGCCAAGCGCCAAGCAGAGGGCCTGGGCTATGCGGCCCTGGTTCTGAGCGCAGCGATCTGCGGGGACGTTGGCCGCGTTGCTGCGCTGTACTGCCGGCTGAtctgcctgctctgcctgcacttgGCCGGCCTTGGGGAAGGGCCTCGGGGCGCTGAGGTGAGGGGGACTCTCCTGCAGCTGGCCACGGAGTTAGACATCCCAGGCTTGAACATGGCTGAGTTTCTGCAGGCCCTGCGAGGATTGGAGCCCCAAAAACCGGTCTGCATCCTGGCCGGAGGAGAAACTACGGTTCGGCTTCAAGGAACcgggaagggagggagaaaccAAGAGCTGGCTCTGcgagtggggctggggctgcacggCGCACGGGGGGTTGAGGCCAGCGGTCCCCTGGGCGAGTGTGATGTCATCTTCCTGAGCGGGGGAACGGACGGGCAGGACGGGCCAACGGAGGCAGCAGGGGCTTTCTGCAGCCCGGAGCTGGTGGCTGAGGCTCTGCAGGAAGGCCTCGATGCAGAGACCTTTCTCAGCAACAACGACTCCTACGCCTTCTTCAGCCACTTCCAGCGCGGGCGTCACCTCCTGGTGACTGGCTTGACGGGCACCAACGTCATGGACATCCAGGTTATTTTAATTCGAGCCACGGACAGACCATGA